Genomic window (Oenanthe melanoleuca isolate GR-GAL-2019-014 chromosome 1A, OMel1.0, whole genome shotgun sequence):
ctccaggcaaccatttctctccagcagctgaagTGCAGACAGTCAGGAAGAGGCTAGTTGAAATCAAGCagtgcttaaaataaaattagttcaGAGGCAagctctttgtgctgctgtatAAAACAAGCAGAACGTCACAGTGGACTAACTTTCTATTTTAAACTGGAAAACTATAGGATGCttgggttttaaaatttttgtttttgtttttgttttattttggttttttttgggttttttttggttttttgttattGGAACATGCTGAGTCAAAGAAATCATTTCATGGTGGCAAAATTGCAAATTTTACCGAAGTTCAATGTAAGGCCATGAAATACattgttgctgctgttgcatGATGATGatgctaataataataatgtcaATATTAAGAGTTTTAGTGCCAAAGCCGTGCTGAAACACGGGTTTTTCTCCCTGGGCGGGTTTTTGCCGGAGCCGAGCGCGTTTCCCCGCTCAGCACCAGCCGCTCTCCGCGGGGCAACGGCGCCTCCCGGCGGCCACTGGCGGAattccccctctccctctccctctccctctccctttcccaggaACAGCCTGCTTTTTGGGTTATAGGGGCGCCCTGGGATGATCAAGtgacactgagcagagcctcGGTGCCTGAGTTCCGAGATTCAGGCGTGATTGTTCTGTCTGGCAAAACCAGTAAAGAGGTGATTTGCAGGAAAACATAGTTTCTTACAGCTCTGCTCAAGGAGCAGTACCAGAGGATATTGAGGTCCTTTTCTGCCCATGATTAGAGGTCTCATCaaaaattttcagcatttctctATACACAAGTATTTGATCCTCACTACAGATACTTTTGAGAGAGAAAGAGCAGACAGTGACATATGCTAGAGACACAGCATTCTATTTCAGCTCTTGACTAATTAGTTAGAGAACAAGATGCCCATTTTGTAAGCCACAGCCTTTGCTTTCTCCTCAGAAGCACCTGTTACCAGTCTAATGGGAGGAGCCTGCtcagccaggcagagccctggctgtctCTGGAGACAGATGCAGATAAAGTCAGCCTGGTCAGACAggagggcagctcctgctccatgcCTGGCACTTCAGAAAGTCTTTTGCAGAAAATGGCACTCACATCGAGCAGAGTGCTTCGCTCGTCACCAtagcaaaagcaaagcaaacaccaGTTTCCCTAGAAACTGCATGTTGACTTTAAGGGAGGGAAAGAACCCTAAATAGGAAAGTACTGGGTGCAGAAGGGTGAgtgtgctgcaggtggagaGAGAGGACAAGACAGGTCCCAGGCCCAAAGGAGCCGAGGTGGCAGCAGAGACTCGTGGCCACTGCCCATCACTGCTCAGTGAGTCCCCAGAGTGCACAGCTCCACTGctcaccagccccagcctggctgcagtgacacagaCCAGGTGGTACACAAGGGATGGGCTTACTGCTGCTGAGGCACACCTCCACTTTGCATTCAGAGCCCCAGAAAGCAGGCAAATTTCAGCAGGGGCTCTTGGGTTTCCTTCTCCAGGGCTTCCACCTAGGAGaggcagctgccactgcagccctCAGCTCAGGGGCCTTGGGTGCTTTTCTGGCTCCTGTCCTCCCTCCTTACAGAGGGAAGCTCAGGACTGTTCAGACTCTTCTATTTATAACCACACAAGCTCCCCCAGGGCAAAGGGAGTAACTGGTGCTGGGGAAAATGAGTCTGAAGAAGGCACTGTCCAGTGATGCACATTTATAGTAATGTACACCAGCCACATACCAGGCTATGTGAGTAAGGGTGAAGTCAGCAAGGTGAGGGAATTGCTTATCTCCTTTTATTTAGTGCTCAGAAGGCTCAGTCTGgagtcctgtgtccagtttGGGTCTCTCACTGCTACAGAGCTTGATCAAGGGGAGCAAGTCTGGCAGGGGAGCCACTGAGACTGTGGGGAGCTGCTTGGACCATGTTACCAGGGGGAAAGACTGAGGGACCTGCTTAGTCATCAGAGGAAAGGCTAAGGGGGATCCAGGTGCTCTTGTCTATTAACTAAATGGGTGCTATAGAGAAGATGGACCAGACCTCTCCCAGAGGTGCACAGTGAAAGGATGACAGAGAAGTTCGCAAGAAGGGAAATTCTGATTAGACATAGGTTTAAAAGAAATCCCAATGAGAGCAGTCAGACACCAGCATATGGACCCAAAAAGCTGTGTAATCTCTGCCCTTGGAGACATTCAAAGCTTACCTCAAACTGGTCTTTGAGATGAGCTTTGTTcagggcagaggctgggctggaccTCTCCAGATGTCCCATCTGACCAAAACCTTTGAGTGACTCTGCAGTACTGCTAAACCTACTAAAATGTAGGAAAGAGCTGGAAACAAGGAAGAACTCTGTGCCTTCTCAGAATCATCAGCTACCTTCATATTCCATCAGCTTACACTTTAAAGGGAGCAGAATATTCTGCTTGGGGCAGAATAAAGCAAGAGGCATCCCATGTATTACTCACACATGACTTTCACACTGGCAGCTTTTAGATCTCATGTTTGTCCTTAAGAAACTGCAAAATCAGTCCCTCCCTGGGGAGTGTGTGTGCATAAGAGTGGAGTGTAAGTGGAAATGTAGGGGGAGTCGAATGCTGTCTCTTGTTCCTGGGTGATGTTGCCCTCTAGGTGCTGCTCAcaggctgcagtgcagctgccagGATGCTGAAGGAGACTGCTCCCAGCTGTTCACTTTGCCAGGAAAATGGGAGGCATTTCTCCTCTtgagctgcctctgcttctgGTCCAAGTGTGATGAGAAAACACTGAAACCTACTGTGTAAGGTTTGTATGGGAGAAGGTGGCTGCAGTAATTGGGCACTGGACACACCACCTGTAGtgtcagccctgctgtgagACAGTCAGTCTCCTCTGGCAAAGGAGCAACATGCACACTTAGATCAGAAGATGCCACATCCGAGTTGTGACCTGTGATTCTGTTCCTTAGGGAGCAGATCTGATTATAGTGATTACCTGGCCCTGTGAGCCTGGAGAAAGTGGCCCCAGCTGAGGAAGAGGAACTCATGATCTCTGTGCCACAGCAAGAGCTACAGGACTTGTAGGAAGAGAGTGAATCCCTCTCAAAAGCCTTGTTCAGGGAGGGTGGCACTGGCCCCAGCTACCAGAAGGGGCAGGGAGCATTTGGGAGGTGAGCCCAGCAAGGTTCCTCCCCATTCCAAGCTGTGTCACCACTGACCTGGGTCTGTGCCCCAAGGGTTTATTGCACCCTCCACATTCACTCCTGGCCAGGCACGTGGAGCCCTACAGCCCTGACAAGGCCATGGGATGGTGACCCTGAAGGTCCTGGGACCAAACAGTGTTGTTGTCCCTCCTTGCTCTTTTCCCATGACACCCCTGACCTGGAGTTCAGCAGTTTATCCTGCCTCCTGATAATCCTGGCTGCTTTCATAATCCAGGTGTGCTCTGTGCCAACCCTTCTCTGGTGTGTACATTTCTGGCTCTCTGGTCTCCTTGAAAAGGGAGAGGGCCCTGAAGGCAGAGCACCTGCAACCTCCACCAAGGGAGCcctgtgcaggagggagggtAGGGATGAGCTTTACTGGGTTTACAGACCTCTCAGTGAGcaaaaaaaaacagcacaagGATCCTGCCTCCTCAGCTCACTTGCTCCTTTTGGGTCCAGTCTGCCTGCCCCCACCAGTTTAGGATTTCTCTGGGACCTGTGTGTGTGACTAAGTGGCCAGCTGGTTTGGTTTAGGCTCAATTATAAGGAGAGAGgaaactgctgcttttccaaaagTCTCTCCTGAGGTGTGAGaagcctgcagcacagcagcacctttACCCAGCAGTGCTACGTTCCACAGaaattcatgtttattttgGCATTTAAATGAGCTCTCACACAAGGCTGCTTTAATATCAAACAAGTGCAAAATAACCCTGGGCAGATTAGTATTTGTATCACTTacagaggtttaaaaaaaattactctaaaAGGCACTCTAAATCCATGGAAGGAGATTTTCATTCTCTGCCAAGCAGCACACACAGTAACAACCAAATAATCAAGAAAATCACCATGCCCTGAATCAATGGGAGTGCAAATGATGTCTCTCATCCCTCCTagttctgctgcctctggggcCAAGGCACATTGGGAGGTACTCTCTGGTCTGTGGCAGTTAGTGGAGGAGTTGGTAAGTGTCTGGGATATGGAAAACATACTGGTAAGAGCACACTTCACTCCTATTTCTCCTGTTAGCCTGCTCCTTTGCTGCACCAGATTCCActgaagcacagcagctggctCTCAACACATTTTTGAATCATCCTAGGACATGCTATAGTTATCAATGACACCACATCTGCTTGAAAAGCTAATTTCTTGAAAGTTAGCTACTGTTTCAAGCATACCCCTCCTACCTTCAGTCTGCAAATCAACAAGTTGCATCATGGCTTCACAAACCCTTTTCCCAGCCTGCTCTCCAATGTCATATTAGCATCCTTGAGTTTTCTCCCTCATCCTCCATGTTACACCTGTGGACTGTGCAGGtggaagagaaaagaggagggaTGGTTAGCATCATTTCCACCTCAAATTTACTAGGAAAAGGACAAGTTATCCTGTGATACATTTCAAAATCAATCCCCAGGAGGGATCTTTCTCATGCCAAGGGATTCTGAAGCCTCAGATGTCCTTGTGCTGCCCTTCAGTGCTGGTAGGCAGAGTGGGGAAGACCCAGGCAGCCTGATTCTAGACAGCACTGTGCCTGAGGAAGGGGTTTACTTGACAAGAGCATATGTGGTAGCATAACACACCATGTAGAATCTCATGGGACAGCACCCTCTAAAAAGGGAAATTATAGCCTCATACTACCAGGAGGTTTAAAAATTATCAACATCATCTTCACTGATAAGATCATCTTGTGGCTTAGATTTATATTTCATGTATATTTCCTCATTTCTTAAGCACTCCTAACATTGAAtcaattttatttaagaaaaatagcAAGGAAGAAGCTACTAACCCTTCTTCTGCACCCTAAAACAGCTGATCTTTGGTCCACAACAGCTTCAAAGAAGCATCTCTGCCATTTTTCCTTATGTGCAACCTCCCAGGTGGCCCACCCCAACCCATGGAGAGCTATTGCTGTCACCCCACCAGCCATCACAGGAATCACATTCCCAAGGAAGAACACCAGTTTCTCATACTCAGGCTCTTTGGGTTTTTATTAATTAAACAGTCCATATACAAAGTACTAAATAAATATACAGCTGTGTCAGACGCCAGTGTACCACACACACCCACTTGGAGAGCTCTCTGTAGTTTATATGAAATCCCTTGGAAAGCTACTTATCAAATGCAAAGCAGGTTACAGAATGATTCAACTCTGCAGACTCATTGCTCATCACCAGGGTGCAGTCCACACcccatacacacacatatacacacacacagttttGCTCACTCATACATGGGAAGAAGGCTGTCTGCCCTCTGTAACCTGGCTGCTTGGGAAATGTTTGTGTTAATATCACAGACACACTCAGGAAGAGGCCAAGATCCAGGGTTCACAGGATTATATCCCACCAGGGTATTGCAAGGAGCCACATGGAAGAGGCTTTGTCTTTGGAGATCCACAGCCTGGAgtggctggggtggggagggagatTTTGTAGGGGAGCAGGCACCTTGgggagctcagctgggacaCATGGTTAAGAATCAGAACTGGAAAGGAAGCTGCTTAGAATATGAATTTGAACAGGTGTCAGGGTAAATTGGTGTAGATGGTTTTGTGTCTTTAAGTTTTCTTCCCCATCTCCAGCATGGTCCCTAGATGAtgaggaaggtgctggaagCAAATATGAAGATGAAAAAAGGAATACTATTCCTCTCTGTTTCTTCTCCACTGATCTCTGGAGGAcagccagggagggctgggaatgggcacaCAAGTAACAGTGGATACATAAAACTGTCCTCAGTAGTACCTGAGATGTCTTCATGggtgggcaggaggaaggaatgTGTAGGGCTGATGCTCCTGgtccttcctcttctcccatCAGATGAGGGGTGCAGGCACCCCCGTGAACTGATTAAAGCAGGTCCTGTTGGGGCAAAGCCAGTCACAGACCCAGCTGATGCTCTTCCTGCTTCTCcagcatttctgctgaaaatggGCCAGGATGCTCTTCCATCAGAGACAGAAGCTCCATTCCATGGAGACAgagtgagcagggacaggatggccagggctgtgtctgaAAGCTGTGTTTGAAGAATAACAGGGAGCTACAAAGATGCCTGTGTGTGGGAAAGAGGATCCCTCTCCATTTTTGCTGGTGTGGGTTGACTCTTCTGCAGGATCATCTCACTTGTCACCACGTGGCCCATTCCCCATGCCTCTGCTGAGGGGCACTTAGTCTCTGCTGACTGGGGAGCTGCTACATGGGGCTTTTCCCACCAGTGTAGTCATGGTATGGGCTTGTCCGGGCCTTGGGCCGAGGGATGGAGAAATCATTCTGGGGTTCGATGGCCTGGAAAGGAAGCACACAAGTCTTTACCTCTGAAAACTGGACAGAAGTAATAAAACAAGGCTtataaggaaaacaaaggaaagaagggagaaaCAGAGCTGAAAGTTTCCTGAGAATTTGACCAATAAGGCTGTGGAAGAGGATCCTGGCAGAACAAACTAGTGATGGAGACATGTCACTAGAGGACATGTGGGAACTTGATGTGAGCTACTGGACCTGGCTAGGCTGTGGTCTGAAGGAGGACTGGTGGATGGACAGGTGAACATGCAGACTGCCTGCTCTGGATCTACATTGCAACTTCCAGTGTCTGCTGGTGGGAATACATTAGGGCATGAGCTGAGGAAATAAGCACACTCATAAGAGGAAAGGCCACAGTCTACTGTAGGAATCATGCTCAAAGAGAGGACTTCTTATGTGGTACCAAATCCTCAAGTATTGAAAACCACAACCTCTTTACCTTGGGCCCCTCTTGCCTTCCCATGTCCCTGGagctctttctttcctcccagcCAGTACCCTCCACGAATGTGGCACAGAATCACTTGGCTCCATGCAAAGCATGGGCCTGCCTTCACAGAGCCTGCTCTAGGTCCATCTGCCTTtgccccttctccttcccttccttccagcACCTGACCAATAGCCCATAGCCTGCACGTGGTGAAAGGGGTGATGGTGCCATGAACTTACCTTCATCTGAAAGTGAGAAGCATACGGGGAGTAGTTGGGGTTTCCTGTGTCACAAGACAAAAGCAGGGGAAAGTTAGTGCATTAGCATTGCACAGTAGCTTGGAAATACCTCCTCAAGGGAGATTCAGAGGGCCTGTGGCTACATAAGAAGCTGCTTTTAGACTGGTCTAACTGTGCAATGTGCAGGCAGGAATGGGCTAAAATCCATAGGTGGAGgacattaaatatttccttctggAAGCAGGAATGAATGGTATTGCAAATAACAGGACACAGGTGGCCTTGGAGTTTAGACACCTCCTGTTGCCTCACAATTACTGTCACCACCACCAGCCAAATCCCTCCCACTTGTATGCATAAGAGCCCCTTCACTGTATTCCCTGGGAGAGCACAGCCCTTCTTGGCTATTCTTTCACAAACCTGGGGGTCTGACTCCAGGTGACAAACATGGTACCAGTAGCAAATCCACAGCCAGAGGAATCACATCTCTTACCCACAGGTTTAGGAAACCTCAACTGATAGAACATTTTGCTTTGTCCAAGTAGGTAGCATAGTGAAAAGCAAGACCTCCTTGACTTTTTCATATGGAAAAGGAAGACTTCCTTGACTCCTTTTTGGATGATGGATTCATTCTTACATGGATATGATCAGAACTGAAATAACCAACATCCAAGATATAACCTAGATATGCATCAGCTCTTCAGGCCTCACtaagagacaaaaaaacccctcctgATTTTTAACATGGACTTCCCAGGCATAGCAGGGTCAAAGAGTTATATTTCAGCCCTGACATGCAACAAGTCTCCTACTCTGTCACTCCTCCTACGCATCTTTAGCTTTTGCATTGGTCCTAACTCATTTCCCTCATGTCTGGAGATTAATTTTCACATGCATTTCCAAAGTTTCATCAGTCTAAATCTTTTTCCTGGACTCTAATTTATCTATCATCTTCAAATCTTTTCTTGTAGGTCTCCCACCTCTTTTAGGTCATGAGTGTGCTTGTGTGCTTAGGGCTGAGGGGACAGTGGAGTCATTCACTTCACCATACCTTGCACAATTTCATCTTGGGTGTAGGCACGGTTGTCCACTCCAGTGGCCTGCTTTATGAACTTGGGTTGGCAGAAGTCATTTTCTGGAGGGTAGTCCTCTAGCTTCAGAGGAGCAGTGAGGAAACAAATTTCAGGGACAATGTACATTATCAGGAAAATCCAGCCATTGGACACCAGAGCAATGGCCACAACAGGATCATCCCACGTTTCTTTGCCTAAATCCATGTTGCCTTTTATGAGCATGGTGATCCAGACTACCCAAATGGCAATGGAGAACAGGACAGTGACAAAGATGTGCGCCCCAGTGCCTCTTCCAGCTTTTGTATGGCCCACAGAATGTGAACATGGAAACCAAGAAGGTCAGAGCCATGAGGAAGAGCACGTAGATCAGAAGCATGACAAAGTCCTTATTGGTGTTCTCCCGATTCATATTCAGGAATTCGTCTCTCTGGTTTACTAACATGGTGACTAAGTACTCGATGCTGATCACAACTTGTACCAGGGCAAAGGAAacaaggaagagcagcagcacccgCCAGGAGAAGGGCTTTCTTCCTCTCACTAGTTTGGTGAGGTTGCAGGCATGGGTGAGGAGGCACGAGAAGCAGAGAGCAAAGATGACTCCAAATAGGAAGAAGCGAGTGGGACGAGTCCTGTCATTGAGTTTAATGATGAAGGCAAAAGTGAGACCGAAAACAGCCGAGCGTGcctaaaagaaagaagaaatagacGGAGATCATGTGCCGCTTGCTGTTGTCTTGGACTTTGCAGATGAGGAAGAAGAGCGAGCAGATGAGGAAAATGGTGATGAGGatgcctgctgcagccagcgACTCCAGGACAATGCCCCAGGCCTTCTCTGTGTCACACAGCAGGTAGTAGTCAGCACCGATGCTGCCGCAGCCTAGGGGCGGTGACGTTGTCATCCTCTCGCCTTCCTGAACACCCTCcacaaagctgcagaaaaagagaaagcacagGCTGTCAAGACAACCATCTGGGCACCATCAgcagtggggaaggagaggcaggacAGACCTCCTAACCCCaccctgctgggcacagtgctaaggacatggggcagtgggagcagtCATCTCATAGTTTGGCACTGGCTCTCCATCAAGGACAAGCCAAGCCCCTCTGGAGGAGGTAATTCACCTTGTATGTCCTCTGCACGGTGCCTGATGTTGTGCAATGCTTTAGgagtgtggggagcagggagaaggtGAGGTGCTGCAGGAAGCACTTGCTTGGTGCCCTGCAGTGCAGACACTGAGCTGCCTTGTCACTTCTGTGACTTAAGAGCAGCTGTTAGTCATAACACAGCTTATGCTCTTCTGACAAGCTCAAACAAAATCAGTACCTTGTACCAGGGAGATTCAGAGATGAACAATGCAGAACAAGAAACTCATTCTcttttacattaattttcccCCATTTATGTTCTCTGAGGCACTTTTAGCTTTGGTCTATTGTTATTAAAGAAGGGGTAACTTTTAAGAGCTTTTACCTTGCAGATTACCTAGCTATGCCTCCAGCATAGCCCTCCTCACTCCAAATTCAACAGCAAACACAGGTCACCAGCCCTAAACTCACATTTCTCCTtcttcacagcactgcagcaataAGGAGTGTCTCAAAGTCTCCTCCTCAAGACACTGCCTTGCACTGACTCAAAGCCTGACATGTCAGAGCCAATGCTGTCCACTGCGTGAGAAGCAACCACCAAGTCACTGGTGAGGAGTCCACAAGCCAACGATGTCAAGGTCTCTAACACGTTCCTGCTGTCTCATCACAAGGATTTCAGCGCTGTCTGAGCAAGCCTGTCTCCCAGAGAGCTAAAGTGAGCAGTTTAGGGGAACTAAGTTCCCTGCTTTCTTGGGAGCTTGAAGCACATGCAGAAACCACAGCACGGAGGCCTTTGGCACATCATGGCCCATCATGCAAGCACCCAGGGAGTTCAGACCCTAGGGGACAGGCACTGATTTCTAAATACTAAATTCCTCAGCTAGGCTTGAGTCTCTAAACCTATCAAAAGAGAAGTTTAGATACAATATCACAATGAAACATGACCAAACTGTCCTTAATGGTGACCCACACTGGAAAACCAGGGGCTTTCTAATAGATAAAGAAAAACTTAACCTTGCAAAATTTACACTTTAGTGCTCACTATGCCATTTGCCTTGATTTTCCCGCTCCAGAACAACATACTGCATTTATGAAACTGGTTCTCAAATCTTTCCAGCGGATGTTAGTGAGTGCAGattgtgtttttaataaatggCAATTAACCTAACCAAGGGAT
Coding sequences:
- the LOC130267095 gene encoding LOW QUALITY PROTEIN: retinoic acid-induced protein 3-like (The sequence of the model RefSeq protein was modified relative to this genomic sequence to represent the inferred CDS: deleted 2 bases in 2 codons); its protein translation is MTTSPPLGCGSIGADYYLLCDTEKAWGIVLESLAAAGILITIFLICSLFFLICKVQDNSKRHMISVYFFFLLGTLGVFGLTFAFIIKLNDRTRPTRFFLFGVIFALCFSCLLTHACNLTKLVRGRKPFSWRVLLLFLVSFALVQVVISIEYLVTMLVNQRDEFLNMNRENTNKDFVMLLIYVLFLMALTFLVSMFTFCGPYKSWKRHGAHIFVTVLFSIAIWVVWITMLIKGNMDLGKETWDDPVVAIALVSNGWIFLIMYIVPEICFLTAPLKLEDYPPENDFCQPKFIKQATGVDNRAYTQDEIVQGNPNYSPYASHFQMKAIEPQNDFSIPRPKARTSPYHDYTGGKSPM